The Spinacia oleracea cultivar Varoflay chromosome 2, BTI_SOV_V1, whole genome shotgun sequence DNA segment GGTAGCGGTTAAGTAGCTATTGTCAAACCTTAAATTAGCAGCGTTTAAGGTAGtgggtagcgtttgacaaacttatagtaaagttttaaataatatttcagtTTTTATTTTACGTCACAATATCAACTGCTattttaccgaacactcatgTATGTTAGTTAtccgctactttgacagctaacggttacccgctactattcaccgctaACTTTGCCAAACAGGTCCTTAATTTACTTGATTATTTCGATAGCGATTTATCCAAAACATGACAATTTTGTTATCTCCTGTTACCACAGATGATTCCGAAAAAGTTTGTGAAGAAATATGGAAGACGTTTATCTGATGACATATTCATCAATGTTCCAAAATCTGAACAACCATGGAAAATAACATTAGAGAAATCAAACAATAACATGTTCTTAGGGAAAGGTTGGCAAGCTTTAATGGAGTTGTACAGCTTAGACTATGGACATTTTTTGCTATTCAGGTTAGACGAGGGCTTACCATCACAATTCCACGTCCATATATTCGACAAGAGTGCTACCGAGATAGACTATCCTGTTCAAAACTGTGATACCAACAGAAGTAGTACTAATACTGAACAGGGTATTAAGACTTGTGTAAAACAAGAAAATATTGAGGAGGATGACGATGACGATGACGATGACGATGACGACGACGACGACGACGTCCAAATAATGGATGAAGTAATCTCACCAAAGTTCAACAATAATGTTAATATTCTTAATACATCTTATTCTAGTGATTGTGTACAATGTTCAAGCTCTACTGATGATATAGATTGTTCAACCTCTTGGAATAACGATGTGGAATTTTCAAGCTCTACTGATCATGTACAATGTTCAAGCTTCAAACCCAAA contains these protein-coding regions:
- the LOC110803845 gene encoding B3 domain-containing transcription factor VRN1-like: MTINKNQAEKQSNDAENCKPYFYTIILSPQAQKSKLMIPKKFVKKYGRRLSDDIFINVPKSEQPWKITLEKSNNNMFLGKGWQALMELYSLDYGHFLLFRLDEGLPSQFHVHIFDKSATEIDYPVQNCDTNRSSTNTEQGIKTCVKQENIEEDDDDDDDDDDDDDDDVQIMDEVISPKFNNNVNILNTSYSSDCVQCSSSTDDIDCSTSWNNDVEFSSSTDHVQCSSFKPKGCTSISPDMRKKLQKKLDGIKSLNPHFKLIMYPTYVRAQTKPHIPCRHASKYFPSNSKEIILEGPNGKRHRVRFYHGRQTTNLLGGWKNFVYDNDLKIGDLCMFELIHPHSYTYQVSIFRTDFITNSL